The Populus alba chromosome 6, ASM523922v2, whole genome shotgun sequence genome contains a region encoding:
- the LOC118032521 gene encoding cuscuta receptor 1 yields MELNRLCLAVIMIINLVVLIQGWRCHGCLEEERVALLQIKDAFGYPNGGFLLSWGRDANCCEWKQVHCNSSTLRVVEIDLSFSRGWELGDGLLNASLFLPFPELNALYLYGNRIAGCVENEGFERLSVLGNLEILQLGQNKFNSSIFSSLGGLSSLKYLSLHDNEIEGTISMEGLNNLTSLRNLRIASNHIEGFKSLHGGEDEVLKLSNLEYLDLGGNRFDNSILSSFKGLSSLKNLDLAKNHLKGTFNMKELEALSNLRKLYLSGNEIDEFVFSEGIRGFRNLSRVCLLNITANGRRISLPLLQSLAKLPNLKTLDLGNNNFEGTILAQALPSLKNLQKLDLSSSTLDNSFLQTIGRITTLKSLKLNGCRLSGNIPIAEGLCELKYLQSLDISNNNLSGVLPNCLANLTSLKQIDLSSNYFVGDISSSPLTTLTSIRELRLSDNRFQIPISLRSFFNHSELKFFFGYNNEICAELEEHNLIPKFQLERLHLSGQAYGTGALPFPKFLFYQHNLQEIYFSNMKMRGGVPNWLLENNTNLHELFLVNNSLSGPFQLPIHPHVSLSQLDISDNHLDSHIPTEIGAYFPSLTFLSMSKNHFNGSIPSSFGSMSSLQVLDLSGNTISGKLPSCFSSLPLVHVYLSQNKLRGSLEDAFHNSFELITLDLSHNQLTGNISEWIGEFSYMSFLLLGYNNLEGRIPIQLCQLDKLSFIDLSHNKFSGHILPCLRFRSSIWYSYLRIYPDRYLIREPLEITTKSVSYSYPISILPIMSGMDLSCNNLTGEIPPEIGNLNHIHVLNLSNNFLIGPIPQTFSKLSEVESLDLSNNSLTGAIPPGLVQLHSLEVFSVAHNNLSGRTPDMVPQFSTFNKSSYEGNPLLCGPPLSRNCTPEEEASPLPVRTSTDDIEESGFMDADVFHVSFVVTYIVMLLVTAAILYINPNWRRAWFYFIKQSINNSY; encoded by the exons ATGGAGTTGAACAGGCTGTGTTTAGCAGTGATAATGATTATAAATTTGGTGGTTTTAATACAAGGGTGGCGGTGCCATGGTTGCTTGGAGGAAGAAAGAGTTGCTCTCTTGCAAATCAAAGATGCCTTTGGTTACCCAAATGGCGGATTCCTGCTCTCCTGGGGAAGAGATGCTAACTGCTGCGAATGGAAACAAGTCCACTGCAACTCCAGCACACTTCGAGTTGTCGAAATAGACCTTTCTTTCTCAAGGGGTTGGGAGCTGGGAGACGGGCTCCTGAATGCGTCTTTGTTTCTTCCATTCCCAGAGCTGAACGCTCTTTACTTGTATGGAAATCGTATTGCGGGATGTGTTGAGAATGAAG GTTTTGAAAGACTATCAGTCCTTGGCAATTTGGAGATACTCCAGTTAGGgcaaaacaaattcaacagCAGCATCTTTTCATCCTTAGGTGGTCtttcatctttgaaatatttatctCTACACGATAATGAAATCGAAGGAACAATTAGCATGGAAG GATTGAATAATCTGACAAGCTTAAGGAATCTGCGTATTGCGAGCAATCACATTGAAGGGTTTAAATCCCTTCATG GTGGTGAGGATGAAGTGCTGAAACTGAGCAATTTGGAGTATCTTGATTTGGGAGGTAATCGCTTTGATAACAGTATCTTATCATCCTTCAAGGGTCTTTCATCTCTCAAGAATCTCGATCTGGCAAAGAACCATCTGAAAGGAACATTCAATATGAAAG AATTGGAAGCTTTGAGCAACTTGAGGAAGCTGTATCTCAGCGGAAATGAGATTGACGAGTTTGTGTTCTCAGAAG GTATTAGAGGTTTCAGAAATCTAAGCAGAGTTTGTTTACTTAATATCACCGCAAATGGAAGAAGAATTTCACTTCCATTACTGCAATCATTGGCAAAACTCCCAAACCTCAAGACACTTGATCTGGGGAACAATAATTTCGAAGGAACAATATTAGCTCAAG CCTTGCCTTCTCTCAAGAATTTGCAAAAGTTGGATTTGAGTTCCTCTACTCTCGATAATAGCTTTCTGCAAACAATAGGAAGGATTACCACTCTGAAGAGTTTAAAGTTGAATGGTTGTAGACTCAGTGGCAACATACCTATAGCCGAGG GTCTATGCGAGTTGAAGTATCTTCAAAGTCTTGATATCAGCAATAATAATCTCAGCGGTGTCTTGCCTAATTGTTTGGCAAATTTGACATCCCTGAAACAAATAGATCTCTCTTCCAATTACTTTGTGGGAGATATTTCCTCGTCTCCTCTTACAACTCTGACATCCATCCGAGAATTAAGACTTTCGGACAATCGCTTTCAAATCCCCATCTCATTGAGGTCATTTTTCAACCATTCGGAGCTCAAATTCTTCTTTGGTTATAATAATGAAATCTGTGCAGAGCTAGAGGAGCACAATTTGATCCCAAAGTTCCAACTAGAGAGACTTCATTTATCTGGTCAAGCATATGGTACTGGAGCATTGCCCTTTCCCAAATTCCTCTTCTATCAACACAACTTGcaggaaatttatttttctaacatgAAAATGAGGGGAGGGGTTCCAAATTGGTTGCTAGAGAACAACACAAACCTACATGAACTTTTCCTGGTCAACAATTCTCTTTCAGGACCTTTCCAGTTGCCAATTCATCCCCATGTGAGTTTGTCACAATTAGATATTTCTGACAATCACTTGGACAGCCACATCCCAACAGAAATTGGAGCATATTTCCCAAGTTTGACATTTTTATCCATGTCTAAAAACCACTTCAACGGTAGCATTCCCTCTTCGTTTGGCAGTATGTCTTCTCTTCAAGTTTTGGATCTCTCAGGAAACACCATCTCCGGAAAGCTGCCATCTTGTTTTAGCTCTTTGCCACTAGTTCATGTTTATTTGTCACAAAATAAATTACGGGGGTCTTTGGAGGATGCATTTCATAACTCCTTTGAGCTAATTACATTGGATCTTAGCCATAATCAATTGACTGGCAACATTTCGGAATGGATTGGTGAGTTTTCCTACATGAGCTTTCTTCTCTTAGGTTATAATAACCTTGAAGGCAGAATACCCATCCAGTTGTGCCAGTTGGACAAATTGAGTTTCATTGATCTTTCTCATAATAAGTTTTCTGGTCATATCCTCCCTTGTCTAAGATTTAGAAGCAGTATTTGGTACAGCTATCTTAGAATATATCCTGATAGGTATTTGATTCGAGAGCCTTTAGAGATTACAACAAAGAGTGTATCCTATTCTTACCCGATAAGCATTTTGCCCATCATGTCTGGAATGGATCTCTCTTGCAACAATTTGACAGGTGAGATTCCACCGGAAATTGGAAACCTTAATCATATCCATGTACTGAACctgtcaaataattttttgataggTCCTATCCCACaaactttttcaaaattaagtGAAGTTGAGAGCTTGGATCTTTCCAATAACAGCTTGACTGGGGCTATCCCTCCTGGACTTGTACAATTGCATTCTCTGGAAGTTTTTAGTGTAGCCCACAATAACCTATCTGGTAGAACACCTGATATGGTTCCACAATTTTCAACATTCAACAAGAGTAGCTATGAGGGAAATCCTCTCCTTTGTGGACCACCACTCTCAAGAAATTGCACCCCAGAAGAAGAAGCTTCGCCATTACCAGTAAGGACTTCAACGGATGATATAGAAGAGAGTGGCTTCATGGATGCAGATGTTTTCCATGTGAGTTTTGTTGTGACATACATCGTGATGCTGTTGGTAACAGCTGCAATTTTGTACATAAACCCCAACTGGAGACGAGCAtggttttatttcattaaacaaaGCATCAATAATAGCTACTAG